One part of the Mesorhizobium sp. M4B.F.Ca.ET.058.02.1.1 genome encodes these proteins:
- a CDS encoding glycosyltransferase family 4 protein, with amino-acid sequence MHLLFATSIVPDGALASGYEIANAAIIDALRRAGVRVTVVGFNWPGKPAADPDNTIVLGAVDVRTESAAPLQKLAWVAKAMLSGLTFASVKLRIVSDAEVRAAIGRAGPVDGYVLNSVQFAGAFETLFGDRPSIFVAHNVEHRSAEENAAAAASLLQRLLFRREARLLKVMEERLCRQARFVFTLAEEDRAALGVASTDRSAVLPLVTRSQAPAGRRRIDFDAALIGTWTWQPNRIGLDWFLQKVVPHLKPGFRIRIAGGMPAGITSAHPGVEFVGRVPDAQAFVRAAAVIPLISTAGSGVQLKTIETFELGLPSVATSRSLRGIGHRPDNCVVTDDPIAFAAALEAAAANARDVDGSAFHRRQVKALDAAIKLGLDKLGSVRQEAFA; translated from the coding sequence ATGCATCTGCTGTTCGCCACATCGATCGTGCCCGACGGCGCTCTCGCTTCGGGCTATGAGATTGCCAACGCCGCGATCATAGACGCGTTGCGGCGCGCGGGCGTGCGCGTCACCGTGGTTGGCTTCAATTGGCCGGGAAAGCCGGCGGCCGACCCTGACAACACCATCGTGCTCGGCGCCGTCGACGTGCGCACCGAAAGCGCAGCACCGCTGCAAAAGCTCGCCTGGGTGGCCAAGGCGATGCTCTCCGGCCTCACCTTCGCCTCGGTCAAGCTGCGTATCGTTTCCGATGCCGAGGTCCGTGCCGCGATCGGGCGCGCCGGCCCAGTTGACGGTTATGTGCTGAACTCAGTGCAGTTCGCCGGCGCCTTCGAGACGCTCTTCGGCGACCGGCCGTCCATCTTTGTCGCCCACAATGTCGAGCACCGCTCGGCCGAGGAGAATGCCGCCGCCGCGGCAAGCCTCCTTCAGCGCCTCCTGTTTCGCCGGGAGGCGAGGCTGCTCAAGGTCATGGAAGAGCGGCTCTGCCGCCAGGCGCGTTTCGTCTTCACCCTGGCCGAGGAGGATCGCGCGGCACTTGGCGTCGCCTCCACCGACCGCTCGGCGGTGTTGCCACTGGTCACCCGCAGCCAGGCGCCGGCCGGCCGGAGGCGCATCGACTTCGACGCGGCCCTGATAGGCACCTGGACCTGGCAGCCGAACCGCATCGGGCTCGACTGGTTCCTGCAAAAGGTCGTGCCGCATCTGAAACCGGGTTTCCGCATCAGGATCGCCGGCGGCATGCCGGCGGGCATCACCTCCGCCCATCCCGGTGTCGAATTCGTCGGCCGCGTGCCTGACGCGCAGGCCTTCGTGCGCGCGGCCGCCGTTATCCCGCTGATCAGCACCGCCGGCAGCGGTGTGCAGCTCAAGACCATCGAGACCTTCGAACTCGGCTTGCCGTCCGTCGCCACCAGCCGCTCGCTGCGCGGCATCGGCCATCGCCCGGACAATTGTGTCGTCACCGACGATCCGATCGCCTTTGCCGCCGCGCTCGAGGCCGCCGCCGCGAATGCCAGGGATGTCGACGGCAGCGCCTTCCATCGCCGTCAGGTCAAGGCGCTCGATGCCGCGATCAAACTTGGCCTCGATAAGCTCGGTTCGGTCAGGCAGGAGGCGTTCGCATGA
- a CDS encoding O-antigen ligase: MSNTGSLRRTERAPLSAAFTREGVATAIAALLFTVIMVSFRPFQPAGAELTGQGGDIVNQLGFSSLGAISIFSLMAFADPRVARSLFSPSWMLMLGFFMLSVVLATDPPSAMRAASFTLIGILTMATILALPRDAESFSKVIIFTAIVVIGLSYVGLIVFPHEAMHTADSQEPEHAGLWRGVFTHKNIAGPIMACFSFAGLYLYRRGQKLWGAGIFAVAMIFMLHTGSKTTVGLVPFSILIVVLPSLIGMRLGTPILFALAIIATAVGTLGIVFIPPVKHLAAVYFPDLTYTGRTTLWEFAGGMLAKKPWTGYGYESFWGTPLLLNQDQPFDRPWDIRTIVHGHDGYLDIAVLMGIPALCLAVYTFLIAPLRDYMRIPLRKENIYLGDFFMMVLLFAALNGFLESFFFRRADPVWLFFVLSVLGLRQVALRPLAVRRSS, translated from the coding sequence ATGAGCAATACCGGCAGCCTGAGAAGAACTGAGCGGGCGCCGCTCAGCGCGGCGTTCACCCGCGAGGGCGTCGCCACCGCGATAGCGGCGCTGCTGTTCACCGTCATCATGGTGTCGTTCCGGCCGTTCCAGCCGGCCGGCGCCGAGTTGACCGGCCAAGGTGGCGACATCGTCAATCAGCTGGGTTTCAGCTCGCTCGGCGCGATCTCGATCTTCTCGCTTATGGCGTTCGCCGACCCGCGGGTGGCGCGCTCGCTCTTCAGCCCGTCCTGGATGCTCATGCTCGGCTTCTTCATGCTATCGGTGGTGCTGGCGACCGATCCGCCCTCGGCGATGCGCGCCGCCTCGTTCACGCTGATCGGCATCCTGACCATGGCAACGATCCTGGCGCTGCCGCGCGACGCGGAAAGCTTCTCCAAGGTCATCATCTTCACCGCCATTGTCGTCATCGGCCTCTCCTATGTCGGCCTGATCGTCTTTCCGCATGAGGCCATGCACACGGCCGACTCGCAGGAACCCGAACATGCTGGGCTCTGGCGCGGCGTCTTCACCCACAAGAACATCGCCGGGCCGATCATGGCCTGCTTCAGCTTCGCCGGGCTCTATCTCTATCGGCGGGGGCAGAAGCTCTGGGGCGCGGGCATCTTCGCCGTCGCCATGATCTTCATGCTGCACACCGGCTCCAAGACGACGGTCGGGCTGGTGCCGTTCTCGATCCTGATCGTGGTGCTGCCGAGCCTGATCGGCATGCGGCTCGGCACGCCGATCCTGTTCGCGCTGGCAATCATCGCCACGGCGGTCGGCACGCTGGGCATTGTCTTCATTCCGCCGGTGAAGCACCTGGCGGCGGTCTATTTTCCCGACCTTACCTATACCGGGCGCACGACGCTGTGGGAGTTCGCCGGCGGCATGCTGGCGAAGAAACCCTGGACCGGCTACGGCTATGAGAGCTTCTGGGGGACACCGCTGCTGCTCAACCAGGACCAGCCCTTCGACCGACCCTGGGACATCCGGACCATTGTGCACGGCCATGACGGCTATCTCGACATCGCCGTGCTGATGGGTATTCCGGCGCTTTGCCTGGCGGTCTACACCTTCCTGATCGCGCCGCTGCGCGACTATATGCGCATCCCGCTGCGCAAGGAGAACATCTATCTCGGCGACTTCTTCATGATGGTGTTGCTGTTCGCGGCGCTGAACGGCTTCCTCGAAAGCTTCTTCTTCCGCCGCGCCGACCCCGTCTGGCTGTTCTTCGTGCTCAGCGTGCTCGGGCTGAGGCAGGTGGCGCTGCGGCCGCTGGCGGTGCGCCGCTCTTCCTGA
- a CDS encoding lipopolysaccharide biosynthesis protein, whose amino-acid sequence MTHASDIPQRRSLTRIGAFVAARRKLVFDYFSAISGAGGRLVFSLAYFIALANTLSIAEFGMFATASAAGVMLSRVLAFGFISALYRTATIRPNLIGTFTAGFLLLGIVSLPVLAAASYVVYLIFFAGTVPLPVFAAVVFAEALLWRPVEVALIVNNGLGKFGRAAVLAILATALRALGAVLFMLAAQHSVGVWSWYYIGANAASLAIAFGFFYPRQRLRLRTELYLRRLADSIYVAGAEVLFYLQMEFDKLLVLSIGGAHLAGIYAIIMRLVDLTAIPIRTFSMMLVQRMMRAPELLSRLAVKSGIEGGVFLVSTLALAALGIVLHFFPNALGRNVAEAAPLVALAICVPGLRNLVEYQAELLFARGQTAVRALNLGLLAGLKAVLLIYVLTTIADTSNLVLSLNVVFLLLYLASAFLTYSAMRRPAKAI is encoded by the coding sequence ATGACCCATGCCAGCGACATACCGCAGAGGCGGAGCCTCACCCGGATCGGCGCCTTCGTGGCCGCGCGCCGGAAGCTGGTTTTCGATTATTTTTCCGCAATCAGCGGCGCGGGCGGACGGCTGGTGTTCTCGCTCGCCTATTTCATCGCGCTGGCCAACACGCTGTCGATCGCCGAATTCGGCATGTTCGCCACCGCTTCGGCGGCGGGCGTCATGCTGTCTCGCGTCCTCGCTTTCGGCTTCATCTCGGCGCTCTACCGCACCGCCACGATCCGCCCCAACCTGATCGGCACCTTCACCGCCGGCTTCCTGCTGCTCGGCATCGTCTCGCTGCCGGTTCTGGCGGCGGCATCCTACGTCGTCTACCTGATCTTCTTCGCCGGCACCGTGCCGCTGCCGGTGTTCGCCGCGGTCGTCTTCGCCGAGGCGCTGCTGTGGCGGCCGGTCGAGGTGGCGCTGATCGTCAACAACGGGCTCGGCAAGTTCGGCCGGGCCGCCGTGCTGGCGATCCTGGCGACCGCGCTAAGGGCGCTCGGCGCGGTGCTGTTCATGCTGGCGGCGCAGCACAGCGTCGGCGTCTGGTCCTGGTACTACATCGGCGCCAACGCGGCTTCGCTCGCCATCGCCTTCGGCTTCTTCTATCCGCGCCAGCGGCTGCGACTGCGCACCGAGCTTTATCTCAGGCGGCTCGCCGACTCGATCTATGTCGCCGGCGCCGAGGTCCTGTTCTACCTGCAGATGGAGTTCGACAAGCTGCTGGTGCTGTCGATCGGCGGCGCTCATCTCGCCGGCATCTACGCCATCATCATGCGCCTCGTCGACCTGACGGCGATCCCGATCCGCACCTTCTCGATGATGCTGGTGCAACGGATGATGCGGGCACCGGAGCTCTTGTCGCGGCTGGCCGTCAAGAGCGGCATCGAGGGCGGTGTGTTCCTGGTCTCGACGCTGGCGCTCGCCGCGCTCGGCATCGTGCTGCATTTCTTCCCCAACGCGCTGGGCAGGAATGTCGCGGAGGCGGCGCCCCTGGTGGCGCTAGCCATCTGCGTGCCCGGCCTGCGCAATCTGGTCGAATACCAGGCCGAGTTGCTGTTCGCGCGCGGCCAGACAGCCGTCCGGGCGCTCAATCTCGGCCTGCTTGCCGGGCTCAAGGCGGTGCTCCTGATCTATGTGCTGACGACGATCGCCGACACGTCCAACCTGGTGCTGTCGCTCAACGTCGTCTTCCTGCTGCTCTATCTCGCCTCGGCGTTTCTCACTTACTCGGCGATGCGCAGGCCGGCCAAGGCCATCTAA
- a CDS encoding WecB/TagA/CpsF family glycosyltransferase produces MNMHATRKAFGSDTLKTILGIPVLAIRWDDAIALLTRLVAERRFTKVSFLNAHNANIACTDPVFAEALDDFLILPDGIGVDMAALLLYGTPFPDNLNGTDFVPAFLQASSRPLTVGLLGATRVNAEAASVKLAALAVQHRFVVIHDGYFCAAEEPVIVDRIAALRPDVLLVAMGVPRQELWIARHIDARHCTLPIAVGALLDFLSGTVPRAPLWMRRLRLEWLFRLLIEPGRLWRRYVVGNPLFLWRVARQKFSAAGARP; encoded by the coding sequence ATGAACATGCACGCCACCCGCAAGGCGTTCGGGTCCGACACGTTGAAGACCATCCTCGGCATTCCCGTGCTCGCCATCCGCTGGGACGACGCGATCGCGCTACTGACGCGGCTGGTCGCTGAGCGGCGCTTCACCAAGGTCAGCTTCCTCAACGCCCACAATGCCAACATCGCCTGCACCGATCCGGTCTTTGCCGAGGCGCTGGACGATTTCCTCATCCTGCCCGACGGCATCGGCGTCGACATGGCGGCGCTGCTGCTCTACGGCACGCCGTTTCCGGACAACCTCAACGGCACCGACTTCGTGCCTGCCTTCCTGCAGGCCTCGTCGCGGCCGCTGACCGTCGGCCTGCTCGGCGCCACCCGCGTGAACGCCGAGGCGGCATCGGTCAAGCTCGCCGCGCTCGCCGTGCAGCACAGGTTCGTGGTCATCCACGACGGCTATTTCTGCGCCGCCGAGGAGCCGGTGATCGTCGACAGGATCGCAGCGCTGCGGCCGGATGTGCTGCTCGTCGCCATGGGCGTGCCGCGCCAGGAATTGTGGATCGCGCGCCACATCGACGCCCGTCACTGCACGCTGCCGATCGCGGTTGGCGCGCTGCTCGATTTCCTGAGCGGCACGGTGCCGCGCGCGCCGCTGTGGATGCGCCGTCTCAGGCTCGAATGGCTGTTCCGGCTGCTGATCGAGCCAGGCCGCCTCTGGCGCCGCTACGTCGTCGGCAACCCGCTGTTCCTGTGGCGCGTCGCCAGGCAGAAATTCTCGGCCGCCGGAGCGCGTCCTTGA
- a CDS encoding GumC family protein has product MVDRDNREDWRRERSLLALGQAMRGEDDASLVAIGDRANQSWREDAAERHRLARAQRETRSPAGVEPGRYQADRQPIANEPHVEDGWAKRSDYAREEPAGLSQGHAPQAALDPRHAANVRRPAVDDADSEQWKPLIDPMQVVRGIARSKALILSTTILGAALGVAIALSTPKKYEATAELIVDPRDLKLTDRDLTQNVVASDATLAIVENQVRVLTSGTVLNKVVDKLNLTNDPEFNGQGSGGLGVMSMIRSILSRHDAGAADDARRRALAVGNLAESLSVERGGKTFVISIGATTQNGEKSALIANTMTDVFLQTFGQIQSDTAGRATDELTARLDELRKGVEAAERKVEDYRATHDLVDAQGHLISDDQMLKLNEQLSVARARTLELNARAASARSLSVNSVLTGTLPEEINSNTMGELRAQYAALKQEADRAAVRLGPRHPELQALSAQLAGARDRIAGELQRIASSLQVDLKRSVQLEQDLASRLAQAKVQSGDVNSALVSLRELEREAAAKRSVYEAFLLRAKETGEQKDINTANINVISKAFAPLEAKGPSRAVMALAGLLLGFASGVGLGAMRGAYESLHETATSRSRRRGNDDRRPAVEDKVYRAPPPAPLPRSQPRAPLPPPPPPAATTGAERSGPVGALLSAVREMMPGKRQKPADPGKVTERPASYRQPQFQQDEPPRRQPMYPAQRARAYDDEPGFRPARPEQTAPAGYANPSPAAQPGGQGAYRDQLSPQVQDTEDQQGQIDEIRESLREFREAVRELTESRSNRRYF; this is encoded by the coding sequence ATGGTCGACAGGGACAACCGTGAGGACTGGAGGCGTGAGCGCTCGCTGCTGGCGCTCGGTCAGGCCATGCGTGGCGAGGATGACGCCTCTCTGGTCGCGATCGGCGACCGCGCCAACCAGTCATGGCGCGAGGATGCGGCGGAGCGCCACCGTCTCGCACGCGCGCAGCGCGAGACGCGCTCGCCCGCCGGCGTCGAGCCGGGCCGATATCAGGCCGATCGGCAGCCGATCGCCAACGAACCGCACGTCGAGGACGGCTGGGCCAAGCGAAGCGACTATGCGCGCGAGGAGCCGGCGGGACTTTCGCAAGGCCACGCGCCTCAGGCCGCGCTCGATCCCCGCCATGCTGCGAACGTGCGGCGGCCCGCCGTCGACGATGCCGACAGCGAGCAGTGGAAGCCGCTGATCGACCCGATGCAGGTCGTGCGCGGCATTGCCCGCTCGAAGGCGCTGATACTCTCGACGACGATCCTCGGCGCGGCCCTCGGCGTCGCAATTGCCTTGTCGACGCCGAAGAAATACGAGGCCACGGCCGAACTCATCGTCGATCCGCGCGACCTCAAGCTCACCGATCGCGATCTCACACAGAACGTGGTCGCCTCCGACGCGACGCTGGCGATCGTCGAGAACCAGGTCCGCGTGCTCACCTCCGGCACGGTCCTCAACAAGGTCGTCGACAAGCTCAATCTCACCAACGATCCCGAGTTCAACGGGCAAGGTTCCGGCGGTCTCGGCGTCATGTCGATGATCCGCTCGATCCTGTCGCGCCACGATGCCGGCGCCGCCGACGATGCCCGCCGGCGCGCGCTCGCCGTCGGCAATCTGGCCGAGAGCCTGTCGGTCGAGCGCGGCGGCAAGACCTTCGTCATCTCGATCGGCGCCACCACCCAGAACGGCGAGAAGTCGGCCCTCATCGCCAACACCATGACCGACGTCTTCCTGCAGACCTTCGGCCAGATCCAGTCCGACACCGCCGGCCGCGCCACCGACGAGCTGACGGCGCGGCTCGACGAATTGCGCAAGGGCGTCGAGGCGGCCGAGCGCAAGGTCGAGGATTACCGGGCCACGCACGACCTCGTCGACGCGCAGGGCCATCTGATCAGCGACGACCAGATGCTGAAGCTCAACGAGCAGCTTTCCGTCGCCCGCGCCCGCACGCTGGAGCTCAACGCGCGGGCGGCTTCGGCGCGTTCGCTCAGCGTCAATTCGGTCCTCACCGGCACCTTGCCGGAAGAGATCAACTCCAACACCATGGGCGAACTGCGCGCGCAATATGCGGCGCTGAAGCAGGAGGCCGATCGCGCCGCCGTCCGGCTCGGCCCGCGCCATCCCGAACTGCAGGCGCTCAGCGCCCAGCTCGCCGGCGCGCGTGACCGCATCGCCGGCGAACTGCAGCGCATCGCTTCTTCGCTGCAGGTCGACCTGAAGCGCTCCGTCCAGCTGGAGCAGGATCTTGCCTCCCGCCTGGCGCAGGCCAAGGTGCAGAGCGGCGACGTCAACAGCGCGCTTGTCTCGCTGCGCGAGCTTGAGCGCGAGGCCGCGGCCAAGCGCTCCGTTTACGAGGCCTTCCTGCTGCGCGCCAAGGAAACCGGCGAGCAGAAGGACATCAACACCGCCAACATCAACGTCATCTCCAAGGCGTTTGCACCGCTCGAGGCGAAAGGACCGTCGCGCGCCGTGATGGCGCTCGCCGGCCTGCTGCTCGGCTTTGCTTCCGGTGTCGGGCTCGGCGCCATGCGTGGCGCCTATGAGAGCCTGCACGAAACCGCGACCTCGCGCTCGCGTCGCCGCGGAAACGACGACCGCAGGCCGGCGGTCGAAGACAAAGTCTATCGGGCGCCGCCGCCTGCTCCGCTGCCGCGGTCGCAGCCGCGCGCCCCATTGCCGCCTCCGCCGCCGCCCGCCGCGACCACCGGGGCCGAACGTTCGGGGCCGGTCGGCGCCCTGCTTTCGGCGGTGCGCGAGATGATGCCCGGCAAAAGGCAAAAGCCCGCCGATCCCGGCAAGGTCACCGAACGCCCCGCGTCCTATCGGCAGCCTCAATTCCAGCAGGATGAGCCGCCTCGGCGGCAACCGATGTACCCCGCTCAGCGGGCGCGGGCCTACGACGATGAGCCCGGTTTTCGGCCGGCACGGCCCGAACAGACAGCGCCGGCTGGCTATGCCAATCCGTCGCCAGCGGCGCAGCCCGGCGGGCAGGGGGCGTACCGGGATCAATTGTCGCCGCAGGTGCAAGACACCGAGGACCAGCAGGGCCAGATCGACGAAATCCGCGAAAGCCTGCGCGAATTCCGCGAAGCGGTGCGCGAGCTCACCGAAAGCCGTTCGAACCGCCGCTATTTCTAA
- a CDS encoding glycosyltransferase, with protein MIPLPSDGSVSIAGRSPGLAAEAIEVVVTLPTFKRPQMLLATLASLKAQRTARRFAVIVMENEAEARDGAKAALPSFERGEMSGLVIIAHERGNCSAYNAGWQTAILHFPNFRHLLVIDDDELADPDWLERMCKAAETLGADIIGGPQVPVFAEPTHTRWAEHPVFAPPYRETGRVPALYSSGNLLVGRHVLTAMSPPFLDLRFNFMGGGDSDFLSRAAQKGFVLGWCAAAKVHETVPARRVEADWIRARSLRNGVISTLVEKKKRAGTPLAGLKVFAKSLALLAASPLRGAIRLARTGSVAIGLYPIHVALGRVMAEFGYANEQYRQPEKN; from the coding sequence ATGATCCCCTTGCCATCGGACGGTTCGGTATCGATCGCGGGACGCTCCCCTGGGCTTGCCGCCGAGGCGATCGAGGTGGTCGTTACGCTGCCGACCTTCAAGCGCCCGCAGATGCTGCTGGCGACGCTGGCGTCGCTGAAGGCTCAGCGGACCGCGAGACGCTTCGCCGTGATCGTGATGGAGAACGAAGCCGAGGCGCGCGACGGCGCCAAGGCGGCCTTGCCGTCCTTCGAGCGCGGCGAAATGTCGGGTCTGGTCATCATCGCGCATGAGCGCGGCAATTGCAGCGCCTACAACGCCGGCTGGCAGACCGCGATCCTGCATTTTCCCAATTTCCGCCACCTGCTGGTCATCGACGACGACGAGCTCGCCGATCCCGACTGGCTGGAGCGCATGTGCAAGGCGGCCGAGACGCTCGGCGCCGACATAATCGGCGGACCGCAGGTGCCGGTGTTCGCGGAGCCGACGCATACCAGATGGGCGGAGCACCCGGTCTTCGCGCCGCCCTATCGCGAGACGGGCCGCGTGCCTGCGCTCTATTCGTCCGGCAACCTCCTGGTCGGGCGACACGTGCTGACCGCCATGAGCCCACCCTTCCTCGACCTGCGCTTCAACTTCATGGGCGGCGGCGATTCCGATTTCCTCAGCCGAGCGGCCCAGAAAGGCTTCGTGCTCGGCTGGTGCGCCGCAGCCAAGGTGCATGAGACGGTGCCCGCCCGGCGCGTCGAGGCCGACTGGATCCGTGCCCGCAGCCTGCGCAACGGCGTGATCTCGACGCTGGTCGAGAAGAAGAAGCGCGCCGGCACGCCGCTTGCCGGCCTGAAAGTGTTCGCCAAGAGTCTGGCGCTGCTTGCCGCTTCGCCGCTGCGCGGCGCGATCCGGCTGGCGCGGACGGGATCGGTCGCGATCGGCCTCTATCCCATCCATGTCGCCCTCGGCCGCGTGATGGCCGAATTCGGATACGCCAATGAGCAATACCGGCAGCCTGAGAAGAACTGA
- the proC gene encoding pyrroline-5-carboxylate reductase, translating into MTIRLVLAGCGNMGFAMLSGWLKSGKLAPQAVFVVEPNDALRKRAEALGCGAAADAAGIPADAVPSLVVIAVKPQVIRDVTAAYKRFGDGRTTFLSVAAGTPVATFTEILGDRAPIVRCMPNTPAAIGKGMMVVFSNPLVSDDTKRFVADLLAASGEVAEIDDEGLMDAVTAVSGSGPAYIFHFIEALTAAAEKAGLPARTAGLLAMQTVYGAASLAAESHEDPGVLRQQVTSPNGTTAAALGVLMGEERLTRLLTEAVEAARLRSIELGK; encoded by the coding sequence ATGACAATCAGGCTTGTTCTCGCCGGCTGCGGCAATATGGGTTTCGCCATGCTCTCGGGCTGGCTGAAATCCGGCAAGCTTGCACCGCAAGCCGTGTTCGTGGTCGAGCCCAATGACGCGTTGCGCAAGCGTGCCGAGGCGCTGGGCTGCGGCGCCGCCGCGGATGCCGCCGGAATTCCGGCCGACGCGGTGCCTTCCCTCGTCGTCATCGCGGTCAAGCCGCAAGTGATCCGCGACGTGACCGCCGCCTACAAGCGTTTCGGCGACGGCCGCACCACCTTCCTCAGCGTCGCCGCCGGCACGCCCGTCGCCACCTTCACCGAAATCCTGGGCGACCGTGCGCCGATCGTGCGCTGCATGCCGAACACGCCGGCCGCCATCGGCAAGGGCATGATGGTGGTGTTCTCCAACCCGCTGGTGTCGGACGACACGAAGCGCTTCGTCGCCGACCTGTTGGCGGCGAGCGGCGAAGTGGCCGAGATCGACGACGAAGGCTTGATGGACGCGGTAACGGCGGTGTCCGGATCAGGCCCGGCCTACATCTTCCATTTCATCGAGGCGCTGACGGCTGCAGCCGAAAAGGCCGGCCTGCCGGCCAGGACCGCCGGCCTGCTCGCCATGCAGACGGTCTATGGCGCCGCCTCGCTCGCCGCCGAAAGCCACGAGGACCCCGGCGTGCTGCGCCAGCAGGTGACCAGCCCGAACGGCACGACGGCCGCCGCGCTTGGCGTGCTGATGGGCGAGGAGCGGCTGACGAGGCTTTTGACCGAAGCGGTGGAAGCGGCGCGGCTGAGGTCGATAGAGCTGGGGAAGTAA
- a CDS encoding DUF6492 family protein has protein sequence MNSRFVPDATAEVQRLPPAPTAAVVTASYAPDFERCRLLCETMDRQLSGFARHYILVEHRDVALFRQLENHRRIVVDERDLLPRWLHVVDDPFSLFRRRVWLSLRTQPLRGWHAQQLRRIAIAGHAGEDVLIFCDSDVAFLRPFDASAFWRDGKVRLFRRDGVLANDGHDEHRIWSRNAGAALGIDPTKITVHDYISTLIAWRRETVTAMCSRIENVHGRDWVAVLGSARKFSECMIYGRYVDDVSEGAGHFHGSEEFCRVHWTGEPLSDDDFRRFVAGMAPEQVAIGLQSFIGTDIGRIHRLIGLA, from the coding sequence TTGAACAGCCGCTTCGTCCCGGATGCAACGGCCGAAGTCCAGCGGCTGCCGCCGGCGCCGACGGCCGCGGTGGTGACCGCCAGCTATGCGCCGGATTTTGAACGCTGCCGTCTGCTGTGCGAGACGATGGACCGCCAGCTTTCCGGGTTCGCGCGCCACTACATACTGGTCGAGCATCGCGACGTGGCGCTGTTTCGCCAACTGGAGAACCACCGTCGCATCGTCGTCGACGAACGCGATCTCCTGCCGCGCTGGCTGCATGTCGTCGACGATCCGTTCTCCCTGTTTCGCCGCCGCGTCTGGCTCAGCCTGAGGACGCAGCCGCTGCGCGGCTGGCATGCGCAGCAGCTCCGCCGCATCGCCATTGCCGGCCATGCTGGCGAGGACGTGCTGATCTTCTGCGATTCCGACGTCGCCTTTCTCAGGCCGTTCGACGCCAGTGCCTTCTGGCGTGACGGTAAGGTGCGGCTGTTCCGGCGCGATGGCGTCCTGGCGAACGATGGTCATGACGAACATCGCATCTGGTCGCGTAATGCCGGCGCGGCGCTCGGCATCGATCCGACCAAGATCACGGTGCACGATTACATTTCGACGCTGATCGCCTGGCGGCGCGAGACCGTCACGGCGATGTGCAGCCGGATCGAGAATGTGCATGGCCGCGACTGGGTCGCGGTCCTCGGCTCGGCGCGAAAATTCTCCGAATGCATGATCTACGGCCGCTATGTCGACGACGTGTCGGAGGGGGCCGGCCATTTTCACGGTTCGGAAGAATTCTGCCGCGTCCACTGGACCGGCGAGCCCCTGTCGGACGATGACTTCCGCCGTTTCGTTGCCGGCATGGCGCCCGAACAGGTGGCGATCGGCTTGCAGTCCTTCATCGGCACCGACATCGGCCGCATCCACCGCCTGATCGGGCTCGCTTAG